Proteins from a genomic interval of Cucumis melo cultivar AY chromosome 7, USDA_Cmelo_AY_1.0, whole genome shotgun sequence:
- the LOC103487556 gene encoding uncharacterized protein LOC103487556, which produces MNIAKQRSVVLSNPLFTFYARFLLLLSLTVNLSNASIHFYNKEVFTDVGNAFLLSGGSEGLAASLSADPNTPSVRNGQSSIQFYNITFWRSKAAADQHTDMEHSTGLIQVIIFEAADRDNIGGSAYGGQRAICCTPDLAKLEGCKQGEVIRRPSASDIKWPVVLNVQFSGNYLYTQMEDMEVPITKTGMYNMFFVTCDPNLKGLVMSGRTKWKNPYGYLPGRMFSLMRFYVFMSTVYLLLTVIWLSQYVRFWRDILQLQHCITIVIALGLFEMVLWYFEYVNFNDTGIRPVVITTWVVTVGAVRKTVTRLLILSISMGYGVVRPTLGGLTSKVLLLGLTYFLASELLDITEYVGTINDVSGRARLFLVLPDAFLDAFLILWIFTSLSRTLEQLQMKRSSVKLEIYRKFSNALVVTVIASVAWIVYEVYFKATDPFNERWQNAWIITAFWNILAFALLCVICYLWAPSQSSQRYAYSDEIGAQSDDEEAQFFNRGKPESELSFVKQERNEKDSGNSMELDEEDDREEDKRE; this is translated from the exons ATGAATATCGCGAAACAAAGATCTGTTGTTCTTTCAAATCCTTTATTCACTTTCTATGCTCGTTTCCTACTCTTACTCTCACTCACTGTGAATCTGAGCAATGCCTCCATCCATTTCTACAACAAAGAAGTTTTCACTGATGTCGGTAATGCTTTCCTTCTTTCCGGCGGTAGTGAAGGTCTTGCGGCTTCTCTCTCCGCCGATCCCAACACGCCTTCTGTCCGCAATGGCCAATCTTCCATCCA ATTTTATAATATCACCTTTTGGAGGAGCAAGGCTGCGGCTGACCAACATACAGATATGGAACATAGCACTGGGCTGATACAAGTTATCATCTTTGAGGCTGCTGATCGTGATAACATTGGTGGTTCTGCATATGGTGGACAGAGAGCTATATGTTGCACCCCAGATCTAGCTAAGCTTGAAGGATGTAAGCAAGGAGAAGTCATTAGAAGGCCTTCTGCATCGGATATTAAGTGGCCAGTTGTTTTAAATGTGCAATTCAGTGGTAATTATTTGTACACTCAAATGGAAGATATGGAAGTTCCCATAACAAAAACTGGAATGTATAACATGTTCTTTGTAACATGCGATCCAAACCTTAAAGGATTAGTGATGAGTGGGAGGACGAAGTGGAAAAATCCCTATGGTTATTTACCTGGACGGATGTTCTCTTTAATGAGATTTTATGTATTCATGTCCACTGTATATTTATTGCTTACTGTCATATGGTTATCTCAATATGTGAGGTTCTGGAGAGATATTCTACAACTTCAGCATTGCATCACAATCGTCATTGCCCTTGGATTATTTGAGATGGTCCTTTGGTACTTTGAATATGTGAACTTTAATGATACGGGAATTAGGCCAGTTGTAATCACAACATGGGTGGTGACTGTGGGTGCTGTAAGGAAAACAGTTACACGGCTTCTTATCCTGTCAATTTCCATGGGTTATGGTGTTGTGCGGCCTACTCTTGGCGGTCTTACCTCAAAGGTTCTTCTTCTAGGGTTAACTTACTTTTTGGCATCTGAGTTATTGGATATAACGGAGTATGTTGGGACTATAAATGATGTTTCTGGAAGAGCAAGACTGTTCCTAGTCCTCCCTGATGCATTCCTAGATGCCTTTTTGATATTATGGATTTTTACTTCCCTTTCAAGAACGCTAGAGCAGTTACAG aTGAAGAGAAGCTCTGTTAAGTTGGAAATATACAGGAAGTTCTCAAATGCATTGGTAGTCACTGTTATTGCTTCTGTTGCTTGGATAGTGTATGAG GTCTACTTCAAGGCGACTGATCCTTTCAATGAAAGGTGGCAGAATGCTTGGATCATAACTGCCTTTTGGAACATTCTTGCGTTTGCTTTACTGTGCGTTATCTGTTATCTCTGGGCTCCATCACAAAGTTCTCAACG ATATGCTTACTCCGATGAAATTGGAGCTCAGTCTGACGACGAAGAGGCTCAATTCTTCAACCGGGGAAAACCAGAGAGTGAACTTAGTTTTGTGAAGCAAGAGCGGAATGAGAAGGATAGTGGAAACAGTATGGAATTGGATGAAGAGGATGACAGGGAAGAGGATAAAAGAGAATGA
- the LOC103487554 gene encoding bZIP transcription factor ABI5 homolog, which produces MNLDELVLRNVMSGEEAELVHNPSSSSSSSPAAATVSLFLGKRNKDIKPQPDPMAEVSASADGMDWIHYQQALLIDSKSPVSQGVYNHGGIGVYNMEAMSMTTSASSNSDFQEGNCERKRRQVDDMKEKTIERRQRRMIKNRESAARSRARKQAYTNQLEHEVSCLKKTNSWLRKQEASTSTTAYSSTTRQLYFVHILKKYSFLFFFRKQKDYFFQIQSQCRDTNCGAPARPSSRF; this is translated from the exons ATGAATTTAGATGAATTAGTTTTGAGGAATGTGATGTCTGGGGAAGAGGCAGAGCTAGTACAtaacccttcttcttcttcttcttcatctcctgCAGCAGCCACAGTTTCGTTGTTTCTCGGGAAGAGGAACAAGGACATTAAACCGCAGCCTGATCCAATGGCTGAGGTTTCGGCCTCGGCAGATGGGATGGATTGGATTCATTACCAACAAGCATTGTTGATTGATTCCAAGTCGCCAGTTTCTCAAGGTGTTTACAATCATGGGGGTATTGGTGTTTACAATATGGAAGCCATGTCAATGACGACGTCAGCCTCGTCGAACTCAGATTTCCAAGAAGGTAACTGTGAACGGAAACGAAGACAGGTTGATGATATGAAGGAGAAGACTATTGAAAGAAGGCAAAGGAGGATGATCAAGAATCGTGAGTCTGCTGCACGGTCCAGAGCCAGAAAACAG GCTTATACGAATCAGTTGGAGCACGAAGTATCATGCTTGAAGAAAACAAATAGTTGGCTGAGAAAGCAAGAGGCAAGTACATCCACTACAGCATATAGTTCTACTACCAGACAGTTATATTTTGTTCACATACTAAAAAAGTAtagtttccttttctttttcaggAAGCAGAAAGACTACTTTTTTCAAATCCAATCCCAGTGCCGAGATACCAACTGCGGCGCACCAGCTCGGCCTTCTTCTAGATTCTGA
- the LOC103487555 gene encoding beta-1,3-galactosyltransferase 7-like isoform X2, producing the protein MKSRGTRKISIIWVPFFCFSFFFFGMLITNRIWSVSESNGQVISRRRHEQELQIVSEDSSFKIPAEKKDVMTEVYRTQEAIQSLDKKITMLYRDLVEARNSRGMHSSDSHTPSIESSGKSNLPKKKMLMVIGINTAFSSRRRRDSVRETWMPRGEKLFQLEREKGIVVRFMIGHSATSNSILDRAIDSEDALHKDFLRLEHIEGYHELSAKTKSFFSTAVAKWDADFYVKIDDDVHVNLGMLATTLAYHRSKPRVYIGCMKSGPVLSSKSVKYHEPEYWKFGEEGNKYFRHATGQIYAISKDLATYIAVNQPILHKYANEDVSLGAWLIGLEVEHIDDRNMCCGTPPDCEWKAQAGNVCVASFDWSCSGICKSVERIKSVHEKCGEGNGAVWSALI; encoded by the exons ATGAAGAGCCGTGGCACTAGAAAGATTTCTATTATATGGGTTCCtttcttttgtttctctttcttctttttcggTATGCTCATCACCAACAG AATATGGTCGGTGTCTGAATCCAATGGTCAGGTCATCTCCCGTCGTCGACATGAACAAGAACTTCAAATCGTCTCTGAAGATAGCTCATTTAAGATT CCAGCGGAAAAAAAGGATGTGATGACCGAAGTTTATAGAACTCAAGAAGCAATCCA ATCTTTAGACAAGAAGATTACAATGCTTTACAGGGATTTAGTGGAGGCTAGAAATTCTAGGGGGATGCACTCCTCTGATAGCCACACCCCCTCTATTGAATCCAGTGGTAAAAGTAATCTGCCGAAGAAGAAAATGTTAATGGTGATTGGGATAAACACCGCTTTTAGTAGCAGAAGGCGTCGAGATTCAGTTAGAGAGACGTGGATGCCACGAG GGGAAAAGCTGTTCCAGTTGGAGCGAGAGAAGGGGATTGTTGTCCGGTTTATGATTGGCCATAG CGCAACTTCCAACAGCATTTTAGATCGTGCAATTGATTCAGAAGATGCGCTGCATAAAGATTTCCTTAGGCTG GAACATATTGAAGGGTATCATGAATTATCTGCAAAAACAAAATCCTTCTTTTCCACTGCCGTTGCTAAATGGGATGCTGACTTCTATGTCAAGATAGATGACGATGTCCATGTAAATTTAG GGATGCTAGCTACTACTCTTGCTTACCACCGTTCGAAGCCCAGAGTGTATATTGGGTGCATGAAATCTGGACCTGTTCTTTCTTCAAA GAGTGTCAAATACCATGAGCCTGAATACTGGAAATTTGGAGAGGAGGGAAATAAGTATTTCAGACATGCAACTGGACAGATTTATGCAATCTCAAAGGATCTAGCCACATACATTGCAGTCAATCA GCCAATTTTGCACAAATATGCCAATGAAGATGTGTCTCTTGGTGCTTGGTTAATAGGCCTTGAAGTCGAGCATATTGATGACCGCAATATGTGCTGTGGGACGCCCCCAG ATTGTGAGTGGAAGGCACAAGCAGGAAATGTATGTGTTGCCTCATTTGACTGGAGTTGCAGTGGAATATGCAAATCTGTGGAGAGAATCAAGAGTGTCCACGAAAAGTGTGGTGAAGGCAATGGGGCTGTCTGGAGTGCCTTAATCTAG
- the LOC103487555 gene encoding beta-1,3-galactosyltransferase 7-like isoform X1 codes for MKSRGTRKISIIWVPFFCFSFFFFGMLITNSRIWSVSESNGQVISRRRHEQELQIVSEDSSFKIPAEKKDVMTEVYRTQEAIQSLDKKITMLYRDLVEARNSRGMHSSDSHTPSIESSGKSNLPKKKMLMVIGINTAFSSRRRRDSVRETWMPRGEKLFQLEREKGIVVRFMIGHSATSNSILDRAIDSEDALHKDFLRLEHIEGYHELSAKTKSFFSTAVAKWDADFYVKIDDDVHVNLGMLATTLAYHRSKPRVYIGCMKSGPVLSSKSVKYHEPEYWKFGEEGNKYFRHATGQIYAISKDLATYIAVNQPILHKYANEDVSLGAWLIGLEVEHIDDRNMCCGTPPDCEWKAQAGNVCVASFDWSCSGICKSVERIKSVHEKCGEGNGAVWSALI; via the exons ATGAAGAGCCGTGGCACTAGAAAGATTTCTATTATATGGGTTCCtttcttttgtttctctttcttctttttcggTATGCTCATCACCAACAG CAGAATATGGTCGGTGTCTGAATCCAATGGTCAGGTCATCTCCCGTCGTCGACATGAACAAGAACTTCAAATCGTCTCTGAAGATAGCTCATTTAAGATT CCAGCGGAAAAAAAGGATGTGATGACCGAAGTTTATAGAACTCAAGAAGCAATCCA ATCTTTAGACAAGAAGATTACAATGCTTTACAGGGATTTAGTGGAGGCTAGAAATTCTAGGGGGATGCACTCCTCTGATAGCCACACCCCCTCTATTGAATCCAGTGGTAAAAGTAATCTGCCGAAGAAGAAAATGTTAATGGTGATTGGGATAAACACCGCTTTTAGTAGCAGAAGGCGTCGAGATTCAGTTAGAGAGACGTGGATGCCACGAG GGGAAAAGCTGTTCCAGTTGGAGCGAGAGAAGGGGATTGTTGTCCGGTTTATGATTGGCCATAG CGCAACTTCCAACAGCATTTTAGATCGTGCAATTGATTCAGAAGATGCGCTGCATAAAGATTTCCTTAGGCTG GAACATATTGAAGGGTATCATGAATTATCTGCAAAAACAAAATCCTTCTTTTCCACTGCCGTTGCTAAATGGGATGCTGACTTCTATGTCAAGATAGATGACGATGTCCATGTAAATTTAG GGATGCTAGCTACTACTCTTGCTTACCACCGTTCGAAGCCCAGAGTGTATATTGGGTGCATGAAATCTGGACCTGTTCTTTCTTCAAA GAGTGTCAAATACCATGAGCCTGAATACTGGAAATTTGGAGAGGAGGGAAATAAGTATTTCAGACATGCAACTGGACAGATTTATGCAATCTCAAAGGATCTAGCCACATACATTGCAGTCAATCA GCCAATTTTGCACAAATATGCCAATGAAGATGTGTCTCTTGGTGCTTGGTTAATAGGCCTTGAAGTCGAGCATATTGATGACCGCAATATGTGCTGTGGGACGCCCCCAG ATTGTGAGTGGAAGGCACAAGCAGGAAATGTATGTGTTGCCTCATTTGACTGGAGTTGCAGTGGAATATGCAAATCTGTGGAGAGAATCAAGAGTGTCCACGAAAAGTGTGGTGAAGGCAATGGGGCTGTCTGGAGTGCCTTAATCTAG
- the LOC103487555 gene encoding beta-1,3-galactosyltransferase 7-like isoform X3, with translation MVRSSPVVDMNKNFKSSLKIAHLRLSLDKKITMLYRDLVEARNSRGMHSSDSHTPSIESSGKSNLPKKKMLMVIGINTAFSSRRRRDSVRETWMPRGEKLFQLEREKGIVVRFMIGHSATSNSILDRAIDSEDALHKDFLRLEHIEGYHELSAKTKSFFSTAVAKWDADFYVKIDDDVHVNLGMLATTLAYHRSKPRVYIGCMKSGPVLSSKSVKYHEPEYWKFGEEGNKYFRHATGQIYAISKDLATYIAVNQPILHKYANEDVSLGAWLIGLEVEHIDDRNMCCGTPPDCEWKAQAGNVCVASFDWSCSGICKSVERIKSVHEKCGEGNGAVWSALI, from the exons ATGGTCAGGTCATCTCCCGTCGTCGACATGAACAAGAACTTCAAATCGTCTCTGAAGATAGCTCATTTAAGATT ATCTTTAGACAAGAAGATTACAATGCTTTACAGGGATTTAGTGGAGGCTAGAAATTCTAGGGGGATGCACTCCTCTGATAGCCACACCCCCTCTATTGAATCCAGTGGTAAAAGTAATCTGCCGAAGAAGAAAATGTTAATGGTGATTGGGATAAACACCGCTTTTAGTAGCAGAAGGCGTCGAGATTCAGTTAGAGAGACGTGGATGCCACGAG GGGAAAAGCTGTTCCAGTTGGAGCGAGAGAAGGGGATTGTTGTCCGGTTTATGATTGGCCATAG CGCAACTTCCAACAGCATTTTAGATCGTGCAATTGATTCAGAAGATGCGCTGCATAAAGATTTCCTTAGGCTG GAACATATTGAAGGGTATCATGAATTATCTGCAAAAACAAAATCCTTCTTTTCCACTGCCGTTGCTAAATGGGATGCTGACTTCTATGTCAAGATAGATGACGATGTCCATGTAAATTTAG GGATGCTAGCTACTACTCTTGCTTACCACCGTTCGAAGCCCAGAGTGTATATTGGGTGCATGAAATCTGGACCTGTTCTTTCTTCAAA GAGTGTCAAATACCATGAGCCTGAATACTGGAAATTTGGAGAGGAGGGAAATAAGTATTTCAGACATGCAACTGGACAGATTTATGCAATCTCAAAGGATCTAGCCACATACATTGCAGTCAATCA GCCAATTTTGCACAAATATGCCAATGAAGATGTGTCTCTTGGTGCTTGGTTAATAGGCCTTGAAGTCGAGCATATTGATGACCGCAATATGTGCTGTGGGACGCCCCCAG ATTGTGAGTGGAAGGCACAAGCAGGAAATGTATGTGTTGCCTCATTTGACTGGAGTTGCAGTGGAATATGCAAATCTGTGGAGAGAATCAAGAGTGTCCACGAAAAGTGTGGTGAAGGCAATGGGGCTGTCTGGAGTGCCTTAATCTAG